A stretch of Desulfurivibrio alkaliphilus AHT 2 DNA encodes these proteins:
- a CDS encoding ChaN family lipoprotein, with protein MKTGALIASLTIAFWVCAGNAWTHPHILDLSSSQEIPFEDLITDLENARVVFIGELHDHEGHHRMQLEIIRALQERGRPVAIGLEMFQAGYQDALDQWIAGEMPEDNFLPVYHRNWSMWPLYRPIFMYAREEGVPMLGLNIPREITRQVARHGFASLDQEQLRDMNLEGFACIVDPAYKQFIRRALNMHNHGEDRSFTRFCEAQLLWDAAMANNLLAFLEEHPDHTVVVLAGSGHSWKYGIPTQLDNLVEVDYRVLLPELPGRINRRSASSADADYLWLDYGPDGWQVSTQ; from the coding sequence ATGAAAACAGGTGCTTTGATCGCCTCGCTGACGATTGCTTTTTGGGTCTGTGCCGGTAATGCCTGGACGCACCCCCATATCCTCGATCTGTCCAGCAGTCAGGAAATCCCCTTTGAAGACCTCATCACCGACCTCGAGAACGCACGGGTCGTTTTCATCGGTGAATTGCACGACCACGAAGGCCATCATCGCATGCAGCTTGAAATCATCCGCGCCTTGCAGGAACGCGGCAGGCCTGTTGCCATCGGCCTGGAGATGTTTCAAGCAGGTTACCAGGACGCCTTGGACCAATGGATCGCGGGAGAAATGCCCGAAGACAACTTCCTGCCGGTTTATCATCGGAACTGGAGCATGTGGCCTCTCTATCGGCCCATATTCATGTACGCCCGTGAAGAGGGGGTGCCGATGCTCGGCCTCAACATTCCGCGAGAGATCACCCGCCAGGTGGCGCGTCACGGATTTGCCAGTCTCGACCAGGAACAACTGCGGGACATGAACCTGGAAGGGTTTGCCTGTATCGTGGATCCAGCCTACAAACAATTCATCCGCAGGGCCCTAAACATGCATAACCACGGAGAAGACAGAAGCTTCACCCGCTTCTGCGAAGCGCAACTGCTATGGGATGCGGCCATGGCCAACAATCTTCTGGCCTTCCTGGAAGAACATCCCGACCACACGGTGGTGGTCCTGGCCGGCAGTGGTCATTCCTGGAAGTACGGCATTCCCACCCAACTTGACAACCTGGTGGAGGTCGATTACCGGGTGCTGCTGCCGGAGCTCCCGGGGCGCATCAACCGCCGCAGCGCATCCAGTGCCGATGCCGACTACCTGTGGCTTGATTACGGACCAGACGGCTGGCAAGTCTCTACCCAATAA
- a CDS encoding Slp family lipoprotein, which produces MVPAGLWLAGCATQVPAPIRQAPVLDPTPEEVRAAPLRFEEATIRWGGGIATVENRIDHALIHVVSRPLGRNGRPRDTDAGYGRFLARVPGFVDPEIFKPGRELTVSGRVAGIKHLAVGEFEYPYVLVDVEVKYLWPVHEPVRDPYHPYPHYYPFHYDPWWYDPWYDPWFPRHSPFFRPRHR; this is translated from the coding sequence ATGGTGCCAGCCGGCCTGTGGCTGGCTGGCTGCGCCACTCAGGTTCCGGCCCCGATTCGTCAAGCCCCGGTCTTGGATCCGACCCCGGAAGAAGTCCGTGCAGCCCCCCTGCGCTTCGAGGAGGCAACCATCCGCTGGGGCGGCGGCATTGCCACAGTGGAAAACCGGATCGACCACGCCCTGATCCATGTGGTGTCTCGCCCCTTGGGCCGCAACGGTCGGCCCAGGGATACGGATGCTGGCTACGGTCGCTTCCTGGCCCGGGTGCCGGGTTTTGTCGATCCGGAGATATTTAAGCCCGGCCGGGAGTTGACGGTAAGTGGCCGGGTGGCGGGGATCAAGCATCTTGCGGTGGGAGAGTTTGAGTATCCTTACGTGCTGGTGGACGTGGAGGTAAAATACTTGTGGCCCGTTCACGAACCTGTTCGTGATCCCTATCACCCATACCCGCACTACTATCCCTTCCACTACGACCCCTGGTGGTACGACCCCTGGTATGACCCATGGTTTCCCCGACACTCCCCGTTTTTCAGGCCGCGCCATCGATGA
- a CDS encoding Slp family lipoprotein, giving the protein MRQLALMLLLPILLAGCATGPRYDTGPVALDLMPAMVSANPEPYRGTEVLWGGLIVATHNLPDYTEIEVLSYPLDRAQRPLADRTPQGRFLLRQAGYLEELDFASGRRVTVKGVLAAPKQGRVGEAPYTYPVVEASDLHLWPPARREPERTRFQIGIGVIFGR; this is encoded by the coding sequence ATGCGCCAATTAGCTCTGATGTTATTGTTGCCTATCCTGCTGGCCGGCTGCGCCACCGGGCCCCGCTATGACACCGGCCCGGTGGCGCTGGACCTGATGCCGGCGATGGTGTCCGCTAATCCGGAGCCTTACCGGGGCACCGAAGTGTTGTGGGGAGGGCTCATCGTGGCCACCCATAATCTGCCCGATTACACTGAGATCGAGGTGTTGAGCTATCCCCTCGACCGCGCCCAGCGCCCCCTTGCCGATCGTACGCCCCAGGGGCGATTTCTGCTGCGTCAGGCTGGCTACCTGGAAGAGTTGGATTTTGCATCCGGCCGGAGGGTTACCGTTAAGGGCGTTCTGGCTGCGCCCAAGCAAGGGCGAGTGGGTGAAGCACCTTATACCTACCCCGTGGTGGAGGCCAGCGACCTTCATCTGTGGCCGCCCGCCCGGCGTGAACCCGAGCGGACCCGTTTTCAAATCGGCATTGGCGTAATCTTTGGCCGGTAG